A genomic region of Euwallacea fornicatus isolate EFF26 chromosome 32, ASM4011564v1, whole genome shotgun sequence contains the following coding sequences:
- the LOC136348397 gene encoding EARP and GARP complex-interacting protein 1, whose protein sequence is MNNKNTVIYGLEFQARALAPQLAESEKVRFLIGTQSLKQANNQIHLIDFNEETSSVKTTVFHHCEGEIWKITTSPLEVSKLATCYNVVQTESSCNFKTAILKLPETENPDSIDPLKVLTKFDTADYGGEIKTTEFHPTEANKAASVIDSNIILWDISDSTASTIKRFHLNGKHNPKFTTGKWNPHQGCNQFTAATETHLKTYDMRSGDLAWQIDGAHHQLVRDLDFNMNKQYHVATCGDDSFVKIWDFRQPLTPVYSRNEHSHWVWSVKFNYFHDQLILTASSDARVLVSSAASVSSENSDVNATEDEKKILSDGPLQWCEHEDSVYCAEWSPADPWVFASLSYDGRLLISRVNKSLKYQIML, encoded by the coding sequence ATGAACAACAAAAATACTGTAATCTATGGCCTCGAATTCCAAGCCAGAGCATTGGCTCCTCAGCTTGCCGAGTCTGAAAAAGTACGGTTCCTCATCGGCACTCAGTCTCTCAAACAAGCGAACAATCAAATTCATTTAATAGACTTCAATGAGGAAACGTCCTCTGTAAAAACCACTGTTTTCCATCACTGTGAAGGTGAAATCTGGAAAATCACCACAAGTCCCTTGGAAGTATCAAAACTAGCCACCTGCTATAATGTCGTACAAACTGAAAGCAGCTGCAACTTCAAAACTGCAATTCTGAAACTTCCAGAAACAGAAAATCCTGATTCTATAGATCCTCTAAAAGTCCTTACAAAGTTTGACACTGCAGACTATGGAGGGGAGATCAAAACAACAGAGTTCCATCCAACTGAAGCCAACAAGGCTGCTTCAGTGATTGACAGCAATATAATTTTATGGGATATCTCAGACTCAACTGCATCTACCATTAAAAGGTTCCATTTGAATGGTAAACATAATCCCAAGTTTACCACAGGCAAGTGGAACCCTCATCAAGGTTGTAATCAGTTCACAGCTGCCACAGAaactcatttaaaaacttatgaCATGCGATCTGGAGATTTGGCCTGGCAAATAGATGGAGCTCATCATCAGCTAGTCCGAGACCTAGATTTTAATATGAACAAACAATATCATGTTGCCACATGTGGGGATGATAGTTTTGTCAAAATCTGGGACTTTCGCCAACCTTTAACCCCAGTATATTCAAGAAATGAACATTCCCATTGGGTGTGGAGTGTCAAATTCAATTACTTCCATGACCAACTTATCCTTACTGCAAGCTCTGATGCTCGAGTGTTGGTTTCCAGTGCTGCTAGTGTTAGTTCTGAGAATAGTGATGTAAATGCTACTGAAGATGAGAAGAAAATCTTGAGTGATGGGCCTTTGCAATGGTGTGAGCATGAGGACAGTGTTTATTGTGCCGAGTGGTCTCCAGCAGATCCCTGGGTGTTTGCTTCTTTGAGCTATGATGGAAGATTGTTGATATCACGGGTGAATAAGTCTTTGAAGTATCAGATTATGCTTTGA